A stretch of the Equus caballus isolate H_3958 breed thoroughbred chromosome X, TB-T2T, whole genome shotgun sequence genome encodes the following:
- the KCND1 gene encoding A-type voltage-gated potassium channel KCND1 isoform X1, which yields MAAGVATWLPFARAAAVGWLPLAQQPLPPAPGVKASRGDEVLVVNVSGRRFETWKNTLDRYPDTLLGSSEKEFFYDADSGEYFFDRDPDMFRHVLNFYRTGRLHCPRQECIQAFDEELAFYGLVPELVGDCCLEEYRDRKKENAERLAEDEEAEQAGDGPILPAGSSLRQRLWRAFENPHTSTAALVFYYVTGFFIAVSVIANVVETIPCRGPTRRPPREQPCGDRFPLAFFCMDTACVLIFTGEYLLRLFAAPSRCRFLRSVMSLIDVVAILPYYIGLFVPKNEDVSGAFVTLRVFRVFRIFKFSRHSQGLRILGYTLKSCASELGFLLFSLTMAIIIFATVMFYAEKGTNKTNFTSIPAAFWYTIVTMTTLGYGDMVPSTIAGKIFGSICSLSGVLVIALPVPVIVSNFSRIYHQNQRADKRRAQQKVRLARIRLAKSGTTNAFLQYKQNGGLEDSGSGEEQALCVRNRSAFEQQHHHLLHCLEKTTCHEFTDELTFSETLGAVSLGGRTSRSTSVSSQPVGPGSLLSSCCPRRAKRRAIRLANSTASVSRGSMQELDTLAGLRRSPAPQSRSSLNAKPHDSLDLNCESRDFVAAIISIPTPPANTPDESQPSSPGGSGRASSTVRNSSLELCVCSQAEIWHHLRFPVPSAVPVELEADKDVVSISQ from the exons ATGGCGGCAGGTGTGGCCACGTGGCTGCCTTTCGCGCGTGCTGCCGCGGTGGGCTGGCTGCCCCTGGCCCAGCAGCCCCTGCCCCCGGCGCCGGGGGTGAAGGCATCTCGAGGGGATGAGGTTCTGGTGGTGAACGTGAGCGGACGACGCTTCGAGACATGGAAGAACACGCTGGACCGCTATCCGGACACCTTATTGGGCAGTTCGGAGAAGGAGTTCTTCTATGACGCCGACTCGGGCGAGTACTTCTTCGATCGCGACCCGGACATGTTCCGGCACGTCCTGAACTTCTACCGCACGGGCAGGCTGCACTGCCCGCGGCAGGAGTGCATCCAGGCCTTCGACGAAGAGCTGGCCTTCTACGGCCTGGTGCCGGAGCTCGTGGGCGACTGCTGCCTTGAAGAGTACCGGGACCGCAAGAAGGAGAACGCCGAGCGCCTGGCGGAGGACGAGGAGGCCGAGCAGGCGGGCGATGGCCCGATCCTGCCGGCCGGCAGCTCCCTGCGCCAGCGGCTCTGGCGGGCCTTCGAGAACCCACACACGAGCACCGCGGCCCTCGTTTTCTACTATGTGACCGGCTTTTTCATAGCCGTGTCGGTCATCGCCAACGTGGTCGAGACCATCCCGTGCCGCGGCCCCACGCGGCGGCCCCCGCGGGAGCAGCCGTGCGGCGACCGCTTTCCCCTGGCCTTCTTCTGCATGGACACGGCCTGTGTGCTCATCTTCACAGGCGAGTACCTCCTGCGGCTCTTCGCCGCCCCCAGCCGCTGCCGCTTCCTGCGGAGTGTAATGAGCCTCATCGACGTGGTGGCCATCCTGCCCTACTACATCGGGCTTTTCGTGCCCAAGAACGAGGATGTCTCGGGCGCCTTTGTCACCCTGCGTGTGTTCCGGGTGTTCCGCATCTTCAAGTTCTCCAGGCACTCACAGGGCTTGCGGATTCTGGGCTACACACTCAAGAGCTGTGCCTCGGAGCTGggctttctcctcttttcccttaCCATGGCCATCATCATCTTCGCCACTGTCATGTTTTATGCCGAGAAGGGCACAAACAAGACCAACTTTACTAGCATCCCTGCGGCCTTCTGGTATACCATTGTCACCATGACCACACTTGG ctacGGAGACATGGTGCCTAGCACCATCGCTGGCAAGATTTTCGGGTCCATCTGCTCACTCAGTGGCGTCTTGGTCATTGCTCTGCCTGTGCCAGTCATTGTGTCCAACTTTAGCCGCATCTACCACCAGAACCAGCGTGCTGACAAGCGCCGAGCACAGCAG AAGGTGCGCTTGGCAAGAATCCGGTTGGCAAAGAGTGGTACCACCAATGCCTTCCTGCAGTACAAGCAGAACGGGGGCCTTGAG GACAGTGGCAGTGGGGAGGAACAGGCACTGTGCGTCAGGAACCGTTCTGCTTTCGAGCAGCAACATCACCACTTGCTTCATTGTCTAGAGAAGACGACG TGCCATGAGTTCACAGACGAGCTAACCTTCAGTGAGACTCTGGGTGCTGTCTCGCTGGGTGGCCGCACCAGCCGCAGCACCTCTGTGTCCTCCCAGCCAGTGGGGCCTGGCAGCCTGCTGTCCTCTTGCTGCCCCCGCAGGGCCAAGCGCCGTGCCATCCGCCTTGCCAACTCCACTGCCTCGGTCAGCCGTGGCAGCATGCAAGAGCTGGACACACTGGCAGGGCTACGGAGGAGCCCTGCCCCTCAGAG CCGCTCAAGCCTCAATGCCAAGCCCCATGACAGCCTTGACCTGAACTGCGAAAGCCGGGACTTCGTGGCTGCCATCATCAGTATCCCTACCCCTCCTGCCAACACCCCGGATGAGAGCCAACCTTCCTCCCCTGGCGGCAGCGGCAGGGCCAGCAGCACCGTCAGGAACTCCAGCCTGG AACTCTGTGTCTGCTCTCAGGCTGAAATCTGGCATCATCTCAGGTTCCCTGTTCCCAGcgctgtccctgtggagttggagGCTGACAAAGATGTAGTTTCCATCAGTCAATAA
- the KCND1 gene encoding A-type voltage-gated potassium channel KCND1 isoform X2, giving the protein MAAGVATWLPFARAAAVGWLPLAQQPLPPAPGVKASRGDEVLVVNVSGRRFETWKNTLDRYPDTLLGSSEKEFFYDADSGEYFFDRDPDMFRHVLNFYRTGRLHCPRQECIQAFDEELAFYGLVPELVGDCCLEEYRDRKKENAERLAEDEEAEQAGDGPILPAGSSLRQRLWRAFENPHTSTAALVFYYVTGFFIAVSVIANVVETIPCRGPTRRPPREQPCGDRFPLAFFCMDTACVLIFTGEYLLRLFAAPSRCRFLRSVMSLIDVVAILPYYIGLFVPKNEDVSGAFVTLRVFRVFRIFKFSRHSQGLRILGYTLKSCASELGFLLFSLTMAIIIFATVMFYAEKGTNKTNFTSIPAAFWYTIVTMTTLGYGDMVPSTIAGKIFGSICSLSGVLVIALPVPVIVSNFSRIYHQNQRADKRRAQQKVRLARIRLAKSGTTNAFLQYKQNGGLEDSGSGEEQALCVRNRSAFEQQHHHLLHCLEKTTCHEFTDELTFSETLGAVSLGGRTSRSTSVSSQPVGPGSLLSSCCPRRAKRRAIRLANSTASVSRGSMQELDTLAGLRRSPAPQSRSSLNAKPHDSLDLNCESRDFVAAIISIPTPPANTPDESQPSSPGGSGRASSTVRNSSLGTPCLLPETVKISSL; this is encoded by the exons ATGGCGGCAGGTGTGGCCACGTGGCTGCCTTTCGCGCGTGCTGCCGCGGTGGGCTGGCTGCCCCTGGCCCAGCAGCCCCTGCCCCCGGCGCCGGGGGTGAAGGCATCTCGAGGGGATGAGGTTCTGGTGGTGAACGTGAGCGGACGACGCTTCGAGACATGGAAGAACACGCTGGACCGCTATCCGGACACCTTATTGGGCAGTTCGGAGAAGGAGTTCTTCTATGACGCCGACTCGGGCGAGTACTTCTTCGATCGCGACCCGGACATGTTCCGGCACGTCCTGAACTTCTACCGCACGGGCAGGCTGCACTGCCCGCGGCAGGAGTGCATCCAGGCCTTCGACGAAGAGCTGGCCTTCTACGGCCTGGTGCCGGAGCTCGTGGGCGACTGCTGCCTTGAAGAGTACCGGGACCGCAAGAAGGAGAACGCCGAGCGCCTGGCGGAGGACGAGGAGGCCGAGCAGGCGGGCGATGGCCCGATCCTGCCGGCCGGCAGCTCCCTGCGCCAGCGGCTCTGGCGGGCCTTCGAGAACCCACACACGAGCACCGCGGCCCTCGTTTTCTACTATGTGACCGGCTTTTTCATAGCCGTGTCGGTCATCGCCAACGTGGTCGAGACCATCCCGTGCCGCGGCCCCACGCGGCGGCCCCCGCGGGAGCAGCCGTGCGGCGACCGCTTTCCCCTGGCCTTCTTCTGCATGGACACGGCCTGTGTGCTCATCTTCACAGGCGAGTACCTCCTGCGGCTCTTCGCCGCCCCCAGCCGCTGCCGCTTCCTGCGGAGTGTAATGAGCCTCATCGACGTGGTGGCCATCCTGCCCTACTACATCGGGCTTTTCGTGCCCAAGAACGAGGATGTCTCGGGCGCCTTTGTCACCCTGCGTGTGTTCCGGGTGTTCCGCATCTTCAAGTTCTCCAGGCACTCACAGGGCTTGCGGATTCTGGGCTACACACTCAAGAGCTGTGCCTCGGAGCTGggctttctcctcttttcccttaCCATGGCCATCATCATCTTCGCCACTGTCATGTTTTATGCCGAGAAGGGCACAAACAAGACCAACTTTACTAGCATCCCTGCGGCCTTCTGGTATACCATTGTCACCATGACCACACTTGG ctacGGAGACATGGTGCCTAGCACCATCGCTGGCAAGATTTTCGGGTCCATCTGCTCACTCAGTGGCGTCTTGGTCATTGCTCTGCCTGTGCCAGTCATTGTGTCCAACTTTAGCCGCATCTACCACCAGAACCAGCGTGCTGACAAGCGCCGAGCACAGCAG AAGGTGCGCTTGGCAAGAATCCGGTTGGCAAAGAGTGGTACCACCAATGCCTTCCTGCAGTACAAGCAGAACGGGGGCCTTGAG GACAGTGGCAGTGGGGAGGAACAGGCACTGTGCGTCAGGAACCGTTCTGCTTTCGAGCAGCAACATCACCACTTGCTTCATTGTCTAGAGAAGACGACG TGCCATGAGTTCACAGACGAGCTAACCTTCAGTGAGACTCTGGGTGCTGTCTCGCTGGGTGGCCGCACCAGCCGCAGCACCTCTGTGTCCTCCCAGCCAGTGGGGCCTGGCAGCCTGCTGTCCTCTTGCTGCCCCCGCAGGGCCAAGCGCCGTGCCATCCGCCTTGCCAACTCCACTGCCTCGGTCAGCCGTGGCAGCATGCAAGAGCTGGACACACTGGCAGGGCTACGGAGGAGCCCTGCCCCTCAGAG CCGCTCAAGCCTCAATGCCAAGCCCCATGACAGCCTTGACCTGAACTGCGAAAGCCGGGACTTCGTGGCTGCCATCATCAGTATCCCTACCCCTCCTGCCAACACCCCGGATGAGAGCCAACCTTCCTCCCCTGGCGGCAGCGGCAGGGCCAGCAGCACCGTCAGGAACTCCAGCCTGGGTACCCCTTGCCTCCTCCCCGAGACCGTCAAGATCTCTTCCCTGTGA